The Strix uralensis isolate ZFMK-TIS-50842 chromosome 23, bStrUra1, whole genome shotgun sequence genome has a segment encoding these proteins:
- the UBE2J2 gene encoding ubiquitin-conjugating enzyme E2 J2 isoform X2 has product MSNNSNKRAPTTATQRLKQDYLRIKKDPVPYICAEPLPSNILEWLCLSITDFHPDTWNPAWSVSTILTGLLSFMVEKGPTLGSIETSEFTKRQLAAQSLAFNLKDKVFCELFPEVVEEIKQKQKAQEELSNRPPSLPLPDVVPDGEAHYGQNGIPLLNGHVPLAPANHPGLQQANRNHGLLGGALANLFVIVGFAAFAYTVKYVLRSIAQE; this is encoded by the exons atgAGCAACAACAGTAATAAGAGAGCACCAACAACAGCAACACAGAGACTTAAACAAGACTACCTTCGAATTAAGAAAGATCCAGTGCCTTATATCTGTGCAGAGCCCCTCCCATCCAATATCCTTGAATG GTTGTGTCTTTCGATCACTGATTTCCACCCGGACACATGGAATCCAGCTTGGTCAGTCTCGACGATCTTGACGGGCCTTCTTAGTTTTATGGTGGAGAAGGGCCCCACACTGGGCAGCATAGAGACGTCAGAGTTCACA AAAAGACAGCTTGCTGCACAAAGCTtagcatttaatttaaaagataaagtCTTCTGTGAGCTCTTCCCTGAAGTGGTAGAG gaGATTAAACAAAAACAGAAAGCACAAGAAGAGCTCAGCAACAGACCTCCATCCCTCCCTTTACCAGATGTTGTCCCTGATGGGGAAGCACACTACGGTCAGAATGGAATCCCCCTTCTTAATGGGCATGTACCCTTGGCACCAGCCAATCATCCAGGTCTCCAACAGGCCAATCGTAACCATGGACTTTTAGGCGGAGCTTTGGCGAACTTGTTTGTTATAGTTGGTTTTGCAGCCTTTGCCTACACAGTCAAGTATGTACTGAGAAGCATAGCGCAAGAATGA
- the UBE2J2 gene encoding ubiquitin-conjugating enzyme E2 J2 isoform X1: MSNNSNKRAPTTATQRLKQDYLRIKKDPVPYICAEPLPSNILEWHYVVRGPEMTPYEGGYYHGKLIFPREFPFKPPSIYMITPNGRFKCNTRLCLSITDFHPDTWNPAWSVSTILTGLLSFMVEKGPTLGSIETSEFTKRQLAAQSLAFNLKDKVFCELFPEVVEEIKQKQKAQEELSNRPPSLPLPDVVPDGEAHYGQNGIPLLNGHVPLAPANHPGLQQANRNHGLLGGALANLFVIVGFAAFAYTVKYVLRSIAQE; the protein is encoded by the exons atgAGCAACAACAGTAATAAGAGAGCACCAACAACAGCAACACAGAGACTTAAACAAGACTACCTTCGAATTAAGAAAGATCCAGTGCCTTATATCTGTGCAGAGCCCCTCCCATCCAATATCCTTGAATG GCACTATGTTGTACGGGGACCTGAAATGACTCCCTATGAAG GTGGCTATTATCATGGGAAACTAATATTCCCCAGAGAATTTCCTTTTAAACCTCCTAGTATTTATATGATTACACCTAATGGAAGGTTTAAGTGTAATACAAG GTTGTGTCTTTCGATCACTGATTTCCACCCGGACACATGGAATCCAGCTTGGTCAGTCTCGACGATCTTGACGGGCCTTCTTAGTTTTATGGTGGAGAAGGGCCCCACACTGGGCAGCATAGAGACGTCAGAGTTCACA AAAAGACAGCTTGCTGCACAAAGCTtagcatttaatttaaaagataaagtCTTCTGTGAGCTCTTCCCTGAAGTGGTAGAG gaGATTAAACAAAAACAGAAAGCACAAGAAGAGCTCAGCAACAGACCTCCATCCCTCCCTTTACCAGATGTTGTCCCTGATGGGGAAGCACACTACGGTCAGAATGGAATCCCCCTTCTTAATGGGCATGTACCCTTGGCACCAGCCAATCATCCAGGTCTCCAACAGGCCAATCGTAACCATGGACTTTTAGGCGGAGCTTTGGCGAACTTGTTTGTTATAGTTGGTTTTGCAGCCTTTGCCTACACAGTCAAGTATGTACTGAGAAGCATAGCGCAAGAATGA